The following are encoded in a window of Ranitomeya variabilis isolate aRanVar5 chromosome 6, aRanVar5.hap1, whole genome shotgun sequence genomic DNA:
- the LOC143781499 gene encoding uncharacterized protein LOC143781499, translated as MMPRYLLVILEPCTFVVNILRFFNVCVGRRRRQQPPAPASSTSGSPQPGTSRRRRRQQPSARAGTPSSATSGSSQPGISHAVRTRRATTPPQATTPPFRHSSSTPGSAAFSPEATLPAAAGAQARGWEVSSSSTSSGDDEPASLLQATTVRDLLAKQRRLEGTAAHLQGTAARLQETASRLQEQVKAHGRMLRQLLAHRRGTM; from the exons ATGATGCCTAGGTATTTGTTGGTaattctggagccctgtacttttgttGTCAACATATTAAGGTTCTTTAATGTTTGTGTAGGGAGACGGCGCCGGCAACAGCCACCAGCACCAGCATCctccaccagcggcagcccacagcccgggacatcac GGAGAAGGCGCCGGCAACAGCCATCAGCAAGAGCCGGCACGCCTTcatccgccaccagcggcagcTCACAGCCCGGGATATCAC ACGCTGTAAGGACCAGGCGCGCTACCACCCCACCGCAGGCCACAACACCACCCTTCCGCCACTCATCTTCCACCCCCGGGTCGGCGGCATTCTCACCAGAGGCCACCcttc ctgcggcaGCTGGTGCACAAGCGAggggatgggaggtgagcagcTCTTCCACCTCTTCCGGGGATGACGAACcggcgtcccttctcc AAGCGACCACCGTGAGAGACCTGCTGGCCAAGCAGAGGCGGCTGGAGGGGACAGCAGCGCACCTTCAGGGGACAGCAGCGCGCCTGCAGGAGACAGCATCACGCCTGCAGGAGCAGGTTAAAGCTCATGGACGCATGCTGCGCCAACTGCTAGCCCACCGCCGTGGGACTATGTAA